GCGCATCCGCTGCCCACGAAACTCAGCCGAGCCGGAGCAGCCAGGTCACGACTCGCCGGAGGCAACACGCCGAACACCAGTCATGGTCCGTGCTCGGCGGTGAGATCAGTCGGCAATATGGCGCGTCGCCCGATCCGGCAGGATCCCGGCCCGGACGAGGTCCCCGTAGATCCGCTGCTGCTCATCGTCGAGATTCGAGTACAGCATGTCGTACGCCAGATCTTCCTCGGCGAGCACCGCGACCGGATCCCAGTCGTCACCGAGCGCCGC
The DNA window shown above is from Nocardia sp. NBC_01730 and carries:
- a CDS encoding DUF6400 family protein, with the protein product MADHNFAYDLTLDEARRRSAVVAALGDDWDPVAVLAEEDLAYDMLYSNLDDEQQRIYGDLVRAGILPDRATRHIAD